A portion of the Carya illinoinensis cultivar Pawnee chromosome 11, C.illinoinensisPawnee_v1, whole genome shotgun sequence genome contains these proteins:
- the LOC122280696 gene encoding squamosa promoter-binding-like protein 3: MEAKSFEGKRTFKEKVNRDAIVEDQDVDDDLDEEEGGVEMISFADNDQIRKKAGVNVAVSAGKRTGSGSGGVSPPCCQAEKCGVDLTDAKRYHRRHRVCEFHSKAPTVIVAGQRQRFCQQCSRFHEVSEFDEAKRSCRRRLAGHNERRRKVSADQSGGEAGSSRKGVGQQSKETSQIIRQTDDHQRGRIQVAVPAGNSSYKHLQIR; this comes from the exons ATGGAGGCTAAGAGCTTTGAAGGCAAGCGAACTTTCAAAGAGAAGGTGAACAGGGATGCCATAGTCGAGGATCAAGATGTGGATGATGACTTGGATGAAGAAGAGGGCGGTGTTGAAATGATAAGCTTTGCGGATAATGATCAGATCAGAAAGAAAGCAGGCGTTAATGTTGCTGTCTCTGCAGGGAAAAGAACAGGGTCGGGTTCTGGTGGGGTGTCACCGCCATGTTGCCAGGCAGAGAAGTGTGGTGTTGATTTGACCGACGCAAAGCGGTATCATCGCCGTCATAGGGTCTGTGAATTTCATTCAAAGGCGCCCACGGTGATTGTCGCCGGACAGAGGCAACGGTTTTGTCAGCAATGCAGCAG GTTCCATGAGGTATCGGAGTTTGATGAAGCAAAAAGAAGTTGCCGCAGACGCTTGGCCGGACATAATGAGCGGCGCCGGAAGGTCTCAGCAGATCAATCTGGTGGAGAAGCTGGCTCGAGCCGCAAAGGGGTTGGTCAACAGTCAAAGGAGACAAGTCAGATTATTAGGCAAACTGATGATCATCAAAGAGGAAGGATTCAGGTCGCAGTTCCAGCTGGGAATTCCAGCTACAAGCATCTCCAGatcagataa